TGCGTGCGCCGACGATGGCGACGCAGGACCGGGCGGCAAGCGCAACATCCCCTTTCACGATCAGCGCGGGCGGCGCGCCTTCCATCTGGTCCAGCAGGAAGGGATAATCCGCATCGCCCATCAGGAGGTAACGCGCGCCCAGGGAACGGCTTCGCGCGATCTCCGCCTCCACGGCCCGCGCATCGGCGACCTGCCCCTTGCCGCCGCCCCGCGCCGCCAGATCGGGGACGGCGCGCAGGGCTTCCCCCGCCGTCCCGAACCGCGCCATGAGCTGCCGGAAGCTGACCGGCCCGATCCGGGGCGAACGGATCAGGCGCAGCCGGTCGAGCCGTTCCTGTTCGCTCACCCCTTGGACGCTCCGATCTTCGGTTCCATCCCGTTCGCGAGCCGCGCGATATTGGCGCGATGCCGCCACAGCACGATCAGCGCCAGCGCCAGCGTCACCGGCAACAGGTCATAGCGCCCCAGCGCCGCCATCGCGACCGGCGCGCTCGCCGCCGCGCCCATGCCGCCGACCGACGACCAGCGCGTCCCGAACAGCGCCGCCAGCCACACCAGCGCGAACACGATGCCGGCGGGCCAGTAAAGCGCCGTCACCACGCCCATCATCGTCGCCACGCCTTTGCCCCCGGCAAAGCGCAGCCAGACCGGATAGCAATGCCCGATGAAGGCCATCGCCCCCGCCATGGCCCCGCCGCCGCTGACCAGCGATTCGCCGATCAGCACCGCCGCCGCGCCCTTGGCGAGGTCCAGCAGGAGCGTCGCCGCCGCCAGCCCCTTGCGCCCCGTCCGCAGCACGTTGGTCGCGCCGATATTGCCCGATCCGATCTGCCGCAGGTCGCCCGCGCCCATCGCCCTCGTCAACAGCAGGCCGAAGGGGATCGACCCCAGGACATAGCCGATCAGCAGGACGGCAGCGGGAAGAAGCCAGGGAATTGTCATGATCTCACCGAACAGGAGTTGCGGCGCGACCATAGCGTTCCCGCCGCATCCGGCAATGACGAAGCGCGCCTTCCCGCCACTTCCTCCCCGGTTGACAGCCGCGACCGGCGCGGCGAGATGTGGACATTCATGAAGATCGCACCCACCGCTCCCCTGCTTTTCTTCGATTCCGGCGTCGGCGGGCTGTCCATCCTCGGCCCGGCCCGGACTCTTCTTCCGACCGCGCCGGTCATCTACGCCGCCGACAGCGCGGGCTTCCCCTATGGGACGAAGAGCGAGGCGGAGATCGCCGCGCGCGTCCCTGCCCTGCTGGGGCGGCTGGTGGAACGCTACCGCCCGCGCCTGGCGGTGATCGCCTGCAACACGGCCTCCACCATCGCCCTGCCCGCCGTGCGCGCCGCGCTGGACATTCCCGTCGTCGGCACCGTCCCCGCGATCAAGCCCGCCGCGCTGCTCTCGAAAAGCCGGGTGTTCGGCGTGCTCGGCACCGATGCGACCGTCCGCCAGCCTTATGTCGACCGGCTGGCCGCCGAATTCGGCAGCGATTGCCTGGTGCTGCGCCACGGCAGCGCCGCGCTGGTGCAACTGGCCGAAACGAAATTGCGGGGCGGGCCGATCGACCCCGCGATCGCCCGCGATGCGCTGGCCGGATTGCTCGACCAGCCGGGCGGCGAGCGGATGGACGTGGTGGTGCTGGCCTGCACGCATTTCCCCCTGGTCGAAGCGGAACTGAGCGCCGCCGCGCCCCGCCCGCTGCGCTTCGTGCACGGCGGCGAAGGCATCGCCCGGCGCATCGCCTATCTGACGCAGGGACAGCCCTGGCCCGCCGCTCCCCCGCCCGGCGCGGCGGTGTTCACGCGGGTCGACGACGACGTGCGCGCCCTTCATGATGCGCTCGCCGGCTATGGCCTGGATCGGATCGATGCCCTCTAGGACAAACGGTCCGATTTCTCTGATCGGTATTTCCCCCTATATTTGCGAGCGGTTATCGCTGGTAATAGCGGGCCAGAGCAGGTAAATGCCCGCAACGAGAGGATGTGGGCCAAAGGGATAGGGCTTTTCGTGAACTACAAGCATATCTTCGCTCAGGCGATCGACCGGCTCCACGAAGAGGGCCGCTACCGGGTTTTCATCGACATCCTGCGCAACAAGGGTGCGTTCCCCAATGCGCGATGCTTCCACGGCCATAACGGCCCGAAGCCGATCACCGTCTGGTGCTCCAACGACTATCTCTCCATGGGCCAGCATCCCAAGGTCGTCGCCGCGATGGAAGAGGCGCTGCACGATGTCGGCGCGGGATCGGGCGGCACCCGCAATATCGGCGGCAACACCCATTATCATATCGACCTGGAAGGCGAACTGGCCGATCTGCACGGCAAGGAAGGCGCGCTGATCTTCACGTCCGGCTATGTGTCGAACGAAGCGACGCTCTCCACGCTGGCGAAGCTGCTGCCGGGCTGCATCATCTTCTCCGATGAGCTGAACCACGCGTCGATGATCGCGGGCATCCGCAATTCCGGCTGCGAAAAGCGCGTGTTCCGTCACAATGACGTGGAGCATCTGCGCGAATTGCTGGCGGCGGAAGATCCCGCCGTGCCCAAGCTGATCGCGTTCGAAAGCGTCTATTCGATGGACGGCGACATCGCGCCCATCGCGGAAATCTGCGATCTGGCCGATGAGTTCAACGCGCTCACCTATCTGGACGAAGTCCATGCGGTCGGCATGTACGGCGCGCGGGGCGGCGGCATTTCCGAACGGGACGACGTGGCCCACCGCCTCACCATCATCGAAGGAACGCTGGGCAAGGCGTTCGGCGTCATGGGCGGCTATATCGCCGCCGATCAGATGATCATCGACGTGATCCGCAGCTATGCGCCCGGCTTCATCTTCACCACCTCGCTCTCGCCCGTGCTGGTTTCGGGCGTGCTGGCGAGCGTGCGCCATCTCAAGCAGTCGAACGAGGAGCGCGAAGGGCAGCAGGCGGCCGCCGCGAAGCTCAAGCAGTTGATGCGCGACGCGGGCCTGCCGGTGATGCCGTCGGTCACGCATATCGTGCCGCTGATGGTCGGCGATCCTGTGAAGGCCAAGCGGATCAGCGACATCCTGCTCGCCGAATATGGCGCCTATGTGCAGCCCATCAACTATCCCACCGTACCGCGTGGGACCGAGCGCCTGCGCTTCACCCCCGGCCCGACGCATGACGAAGCCATGATGCGCGACCTGGTGGACGCGCTGGTCGAAATCTGGGACCGCCTGGAACTGGAATTCCGCAAGGCCGCCTGAGGGTTTAACAGGCGTCCGTCCGTTTGCGCGAAGTCGGGAAAGCTTCGTTCAGACCCGGATCAATCCTCCGCGCACCGCATAACCGCGATAGAGCGCGCGGCTGTGCGGGAAACCGCCCATCTCCCCCGCCAGCGCCCTGATCGCGCCCGGCAGGTCCGCGCGCGGCGACACGTGGAAACGTCCCAGCCACCCGAAAAGCCCGCGCCGCCAGAGCGCCGGCCATCCTTCCTGCTGCCCGAAATCGACGATCTCCAGCCGCCCGCCCGGCGCGACATGGCGCGCCGCATGGGCGAGCGCCCCCCGCCAGTCGGGGATCATCGACAACGCATAGCTGATGAACACCCGCTCGAACGTGGCGCGGCCGAACAACGCTTCCGCGTCGAAGGCGCAGGCGTCGCCCCGCGCCAGCGCGGCGCGCTCCGCCATGCCCGCCCGATGGATCGACGCTTGCGCCGTTTGCAGCATCGCCTCCGAAATATCGACGCCATACAGCCGCGTGTGGGGCCAGGCCTTTCCCACCGCGATCAGGTTGCGCCCCGTGCCGCAGCCGATTTCCAGCACCGCGCCGCCTTTGGGAGGGGCAAGATCGGCGATCAGGCCATCGCGCCCCAGCAGATAATATTTGCGGCTGAAATCGTAGATATGCCGCTGCCGCCGATAGACGCTGTCCATCAGCCGGTCATGCGAGCCGCTCACGCCTCTTCCCCCTTCAACCGATAGAGATGCACCCCGCCGTAAATGGCCGAACGGTCGCGGGCGGTATAACCTTGGGAGGCTTCGGCGCTGTAGGACCAGCGCGAAAGCACGGCCTGGCTGACGCGCCCCGGCAGGATGGTCGCCTCGCCCGCCGTGCGGAACAGGACGCGCGCGCCGGGCCGCGCCGTCCGCGTGATCTGCGCCCAGAGCGCGTTCAGCTGCGCGTCGCTCATCCAGTCCTGCGCATCCAGCAGCACGTAACGATCCGCCGAAGCCGCGGGCTGGCTGGCGAGGAAGTCGGTGAAATTGACATGCCGCACGTCGACCCGCCCGACGCGCTCCACCACCGCTTCATGGTTCGCGGCCTGGAGATAGGGGGGCAACGGCCCCTCCCCGCCCGCATAGCCGCGCCCGAACGCCTGCACCGCGAAATAATTGTCCTTGAGGTCGAAGTCGCAGGCCAGCTTTTCCAGCCGCGCCTTCAGCACCTCGTTCATCCGTTCCTCGCCCGCCAGCGCCTCGAACTGGGCGGGCGGGATGCCGAGGCCGAAGAGCGAGGCAGGCTGGCTCGTCAGCCAGCGGGTGAAGGCGCTGTCGAAAATGGGCGAAAGCTCCCGCTCGAATATCGCCCGCTGCTCGTCGCGCGATTGCGCTTCCAGCATCCGCCGGGGATCGACGCCATGCAGCCGCGCCAGCCAATGCGCCGCGCCGATGAACCGGCCCAGCAGCCCATGCCGGTATATGCCGCGCGAAAAGCCGCCGATCCGCCGCCGCCCGATAAGGTCGCGGCCTTCCCAATAGCGCCGCGTCGCCTCATCCAGATGCGGCGCGACGAACCGGCGATAGGCGGCGATGTTGTCCTTGCTGTCCGCGCGCGCGAAAAAGCGATGGAAGCTGGCATGATCCGGCAGGGCCTTCGCGGCCGTCAGCTTCAGCCGATTGAGCGCGATATGCGCGGTGTTGAGGTCCACCGCCGTGATCTTCGCCGGATTGGCCGTCAGGTAGCTGAGCACGTTGCAGCCGCCCGAAGCGATGGTGACGACATGGCTGTCCGGCGCGATCTCCAGCGCCTCCATGTCGACCTCCGGATCCTCCCAGATCTGCGCGTAGACGAGTCCGCGAAAGGCGAAGGTGAAGGCGCGCTCCAGGAATCCCTGCTTCGACAGATGGCGGTGCCTGTGCACGGCCTTCCTCACCCTTTGATGCGCCGATATGGTCATGAAAGCGCCCTTCCGTTCCAAGCGATGTCCAGCCGCGCCGTAGGACGGGGGCATGTCAGTGAAATGACGCGGGGATTGCGGTTCCATGAAAGGCCTTGCGGAACCGACAGGGCGCTTCCCATCTTCTGCCTGCATGTCCCATTGGATCGAGCCTCATCCGACCGGCATCCATGTGCGCCCCGCCAATGCATGGATCGATCCGTCCGTCCCGCGCGAGCGCGCCCTCGTCACCCATGGCCATGCCGATCATGCGCGCGGCGGGCACGGCCATGTCTGGGCGACGCGGGAGACGCTCTCCATCATGGCGCTGCGCTACGGCACGGCGTCGGGCACGGCCGTCGGCTATGGCGAGCCGTTCCGCATGGGCGGCGTCTCCATCCGCTACGTCCCCGCCGGGCATGTGCTGGGATCGGCGCAGATCGTCCTCGAACATGCCGGCGAGCGGGTGGTCGTGACCGGCGATTACAAGCGCCGCCCCGACCCCACCTGCCTCCCCTTCGAGCCGGTGCCCTGCGACATCTTCGTGACGGAAGCGACCTTCGGCCTCCCCGTCTTCCGCCACCCCGACACGGAAAGCGAAGTGGACCGCCTGCTCGCCACGCTCCACGCCAATCCGGAGCGATGCGTGCTGGTCGGCGCCTATGCGCTGGGCAAGGCGCAGCGGCTGATCTGCGAACTCCGGGCCCGGGGCCATCACGAGCCCGTCTATATCCACGGCGCGCTCGAACGCATGTGCGACCTCTATCGCTCCTTCGGCGTGGAGATGGGGGAACTGCGCCCCGCCACCGGCCTTCCCGCCAAGGCCATGCAGGGCGCCATCGTCGTCGCCCCGCCCTCCGCGCTCAACGACCGCTGGAGCCGCCGCCTGCCCGATCCCATCACCGCCATGGCGTCCGGCTGGATGCGCGTGCGCCAGCGCGCCCGCCAGCGCAATGTCGAACTGCCCCTCGTCATATCCGACCATGCCGACTGGGACGAACTGACCGGCACCATCCGCGAAGTCGCCCCCACCGAGACCTGGATCACCCATGGCCGGGAGGAAGCGCTGGCCCATTGGTGCATGACCCACCAGATGCGCGCCCGCGCCCTCGCCCTGGTCGGGCGCGAGGACGAGGACGAAGGATGAGGCCATTCTCCCAACTGCTCGACGGCCTCGTCTACACCCGTTCCCGCAACGGCAAGCTGGCCCTGATCGCCGATTATATGCGCCGCGCCCCCGATCCCGACCGGGGCTGGGCGCTGGCCGCGCTCACCGGCCAGCTCGACCTCAAGACCGTCAAGGCCTCCGCCATCGGCGACATGATCCGCGCCCGCGTCGACCCCGTCCTGTTCGAAATGAGCCGCGACTATGTAGGCGACCTCGCCGAAACCGCTGCGCTCCTCTGGCCCAAGGCGGAGGATCAGCCCGCCGAGACGGACGACGGCTCCCTCACCCTCTCCATGGTCGTCGGCCGGCTCCACGGCATCGGCCGCGCGGAAGCGCCCGCCGCGCTCGCCGCCATGATGGATCACCTCGACGCGTCCGGCCGCTTCGCCCTGCTGAAGCTCGCGACCGGCGGCCTGCGCGTCGGCATCTCCGCCCGGCTGGCGAAAACGGGCTTCGCCATGGCCTTCGATCTCGACGTGGACGATGTGGAGCAACTCTGGCACGCCTTGCATCCGCCCTATGCGCCTCTCTTCGCCTGGGCGGAGGGCCATGCCGATCGTCCCGATCCCGGTCGGACGCCCTTCTTCCGTCCCTTCATGCTGGCCCATCCGCTCGAAGCCGAGAGCGTCGACCTCGACGACTATGCGGCGGAATGGAAATGGGACGGCATCCGCATCCAGATCGTCGGCACCGGCGAGGAAACGCGCCTCTACAGCCGCGCGGGCGACGACATCAGCGCCAGCTTCCCCGACATCGCCCGCGCCTTCACCGGCCATGCGGTGCTGGACGGCGAATTGCTGGTGAAAGGCGAGTTTCAGGGGGGGCAGGCGGCCAGCTTCAACGCCCTGCAACAGCGCCTCGGCCGCAAGGCGGTATCGGCGAAGATGATGAACGACTTCCCCGCCTTCGTCCGCCTCTACGACATCTTGCTGGAGGGCGAGGCGGATTTGCGCCCCCTCCCGTGGACCGCCCGCCGCGAAAGGCTGGAAAGCTGCATCGCCAGCCTCGATCCCGAACGCTTCGACCTCTCCGCCCTCATCGAAGCCCCGGATTTCGAAACCCTCTCCGACATCCGCGCAGGCGCCCGCGACGCCGCCATCGAAGGCGTCATGCTCAAGCGCCGCGACAGCCCCTATGTCGCCGGGCGCAAGGCGACGCTCTGGTATAAATGGAAACGCGATCCGCTGACCGCCGATTGCGTGATGATGTATGCCCAGCGCGGCCATGGCAAACGCTCATCCTATTATTCGGACTACACCTTCGGCTGCTGGACGCAGGACGGCGAACTGCTGCCGGTGGGAAAAGCCTATTCCGGCTTCACCGACGAGGAACTGAAATGGCTGGACCGCTTCGTGCGGACCAACACCGTGAATCGCTTCGGCCCGGTGCGGGAAGTGGAAAAGTCGCTGGTGCTGGAAGTCGCCTTCGACAGCATCCACGACAGCAGGCGCCACAAATCCGGCCTCGCCATGCGCTTCCCCCGCATCGCCCGGATCAGGCGGGATAAGCCTGCGAGCGAGGCGGATACGATAGAGGGGTTGAAACGGCTTATCCAATAAGGCAAAAGCAGGAACATTAGGAGAACATGTCATGGCCTATGAAGGAAGCTGCCATTGCGGCGCGGTGACGTTCCAGGTCGCCGCCGACGCCCCCAGCGAAGCGATGAGCTGCAACTGCTCCCATTGCCGCCGCAAGGGATTTCTCCTCACCTTCGTGCCCGAAGACCAGTTCACGCTCGACAGCGGCGCGGACCGTCTCACCGACTATCAATTCTACCAGCACAAGATCACCCATCGCTTCTGCGCCACCTGCGGCGCGCAGCCCTTCGCCGAAGGAAAAGGACCGGATGGATCGGCCATGCGCGCCGTCAACCTGCGCTGCGTGCCGGACATCGACCTCGACGCGCTCACGATCAACAAAGTCGACGGCGCGAGTTTCTGACCCGCTCTCCCTTCGTGAGAATGTTGTTCCGCATGTCTGACTTTGCGCTGTAACGCGCAGCCCCTATATGGGCGCTTTCGCGCGTCGGCGCGGCTTGAGATATGGAGCAGTGGAATTGAGCAAGGTTCTGGTCATCGGCGCGGGCGGCGTCGGGTCTGTCGCGGTTCACAAGATGGCGATGAACCCGGATATTTTCAGCCACATCACGCTCGCCAGCCGCCGCATCGTGTCTTGCGAGAAGGTCGCCGAATCGGTGAAGGCGCGCACCGGCGTCGCCATCGACGTGGCGCAGGTCGACGCCGATAATGTCGACGAAACCATCGCCCTCATCGAAAAGGTCCAGCCGAAACTGGTCGTGAACCTCGCTCTGCCCTATCAGGATCTGGCGATCATGGACGCCTGCCTCGCGACCAAGGTGGATTATCTCGACACCGCCAATTACGAGCCGCGCGACACCGCGAAATTCGAATATAGCTGGCAATGGGCCTATCACGAACGCTTCAAGGAAGCGGGTATCATGGCGCTGCTGGGTTCAGGCTTCGACCCCGGCGTCACCAGCGTCTTCGCCAGCTACATCAAGAAGCATCTGCTCGACCGGATCGACACGCTCGACATTCTCGACTGCAATGGCGGCGACCATGGCCAGCATTTCGCCACCAACTTCAACCCGGAAATCAACATCCGCGAAGTCACCGCGCCCTCCCGCCATTGGGAAGGCGGCAAATGGGTCGAAGGCCCCGCGCTCAAGCACAAGCAGCTGTTCGACTTCGACCAGGTGGGTGAGAAGAACATGTACCTCATGTATCATGAGGAACTGGAATCGCTCGCCAGATTCTACCCGGAAATCAAGCGCATCCGTTTCTGGATGACTTTCGGCGACGCCTATCTCAAGCATCTGGAAGTCCTCCAGAATGTCGGCATGACCCGCATCGACCCGGTGATCTACAACGGGCAGGAAATCATCCCGCTCCAGTTCCTGAAGGCCGTGCTGCCCGAACCCTCCAGCCTCGGCTCGACGACCAAGGGCAAGACCAACATCGGCGACATCGCCACCGGTGAGAAGGACGGGAAGGCGAAGACCGTCTACGTCTACAATGTCTGCGACCATGAGGACGCCTATGCCGAAACCGGCAATCAGGCAGTCAGCTACACCACCGGCGTCCCCGCGATGATCGGCGCGGCGATGATGCTGACGGGCGCATGGCGCGGCGCCGATGGAGAGGGGGGCGTGTTCAACATCGAACAGTTCGATCCCGATCCCTTCATGGACATGCTGAACAAACACGGCCTGCCCTGGCAGGTGAAGGAACTGGACGCGCCGCTGGACTTTTAAGGGCGACTTTCCTTTCCCTCTCCGTTCGGGCCGAGCCTGTCGAAGCCCTGCACTTTTCTTATGGAAAATCGCGTTTCACAGGCTCGACGCGAACGGAACTGGACCCATGGAAACCAAAGCCGGCGATCCCGGAGCCTTCGCGCATTTCGACCTCAGCCGCGTCCCCTCGCCCGCTTTCGTGGTGGATGAGGCCGCGATTCGCCGGAACCTCGCCATCCTCGCCGATATTCGCGACCGGGCGGGGATCAGGATGCTGGGCGCGCTCAAGGCCTTTTCCATGTGGTCGCTGGGCGGCGTGGTCGCCGAATATCTGGATGGCGTCTGCGCGTCCGGCCTCTATGAAGCGCGCCTCGGCCGCGAGGAATATGGCGGCCCCGATGGCGGCAAGGAAGTCGCGACCTATTGCGCCGCCTACAAGCCGGACGATCTGGCAGAAATCCTGAAAATATCCGACCATGTCATCTTCAACAGCCCCGGCCAGATCGCCCGCATGAAGCCAGTGATCGACGCCGCCCGCGCGGACGGGCAACGCTTCGACATAGGGCTTCGCATCAACCCCCTCCATGCGGAAGGCGAAGTGCCCAAATATGATCCCTCGCAACCGCACAGCCGCCTGGGCTTCCCCATCGACCAGCTGCGCACGGACCATCTGGAAGGCGTGGACGGCCTTCACGTCCACAATCTGTGCGAACAGGATTTCCTGCCGCTCGAACGCACATGGGCCGCGATAGAATCACGGATAAGAACGCACACCAAATCATTGAAATGGCTTAACTTCGGTGGCGGACACCACATTACCCGCGCCGATTACCAGCGCGATTCCCTTGTGGCATTCCTTCATGGAATCAAGGCGGAAACCGGCCTCGAACTCTATCTCGAACCGGGCGAGGCCATGGCCCTCGACGCGGGCATATTGGCCGGCGAGATCCTCGACGTCATCGACAACGGCATGCCCGTCGCGATCACCGACATCTCCGCGACCTGCCACATGCCCGACGTGATCGAAGCCCCCTACCGCCCCGCCATGCTCGATGAGGAGACGGACGGCCCCGCCACCCGGCTGGGCGGCCCCTCCTGCCTCGCGGGCGACATCATCGGCGACTATCGAGTCCCCGGCGGCGC
This genomic window from Sphingobium cloacae contains:
- the plsY gene encoding glycerol-3-phosphate 1-O-acyltransferase PlsY, coding for MTIPWLLPAAVLLIGYVLGSIPFGLLLTRAMGAGDLRQIGSGNIGATNVLRTGRKGLAAATLLLDLAKGAAAVLIGESLVSGGGAMAGAMAFIGHCYPVWLRFAGGKGVATMMGVVTALYWPAGIVFALVWLAALFGTRWSSVGGMGAAASAPVAMAALGRYDLLPVTLALALIVLWRHRANIARLANGMEPKIGASKG
- the murI gene encoding glutamate racemase, which codes for MKIAPTAPLLFFDSGVGGLSILGPARTLLPTAPVIYAADSAGFPYGTKSEAEIAARVPALLGRLVERYRPRLAVIACNTASTIALPAVRAALDIPVVGTVPAIKPAALLSKSRVFGVLGTDATVRQPYVDRLAAEFGSDCLVLRHGSAALVQLAETKLRGGPIDPAIARDALAGLLDQPGGERMDVVVLACTHFPLVEAELSAAAPRPLRFVHGGEGIARRIAYLTQGQPWPAAPPPGAAVFTRVDDDVRALHDALAGYGLDRIDAL
- the hemA gene encoding 5-aminolevulinate synthase, whose amino-acid sequence is MNYKHIFAQAIDRLHEEGRYRVFIDILRNKGAFPNARCFHGHNGPKPITVWCSNDYLSMGQHPKVVAAMEEALHDVGAGSGGTRNIGGNTHYHIDLEGELADLHGKEGALIFTSGYVSNEATLSTLAKLLPGCIIFSDELNHASMIAGIRNSGCEKRVFRHNDVEHLRELLAAEDPAVPKLIAFESVYSMDGDIAPIAEICDLADEFNALTYLDEVHAVGMYGARGGGISERDDVAHRLTIIEGTLGKAFGVMGGYIAADQMIIDVIRSYAPGFIFTTSLSPVLVSGVLASVRHLKQSNEEREGQQAAAAKLKQLMRDAGLPVMPSVTHIVPLMVGDPVKAKRISDILLAEYGAYVQPINYPTVPRGTERLRFTPGPTHDEAMMRDLVDALVEIWDRLELEFRKAA
- a CDS encoding class I SAM-dependent methyltransferase; this translates as MDSVYRRQRHIYDFSRKYYLLGRDGLIADLAPPKGGAVLEIGCGTGRNLIAVGKAWPHTRLYGVDISEAMLQTAQASIHRAGMAERAALARGDACAFDAEALFGRATFERVFISYALSMIPDWRGALAHAARHVAPGGRLEIVDFGQQEGWPALWRRGLFGWLGRFHVSPRADLPGAIRALAGEMGGFPHSRALYRGYAVRGGLIRV
- a CDS encoding DUF3419 family protein; amino-acid sequence: MTISAHQRVRKAVHRHRHLSKQGFLERAFTFAFRGLVYAQIWEDPEVDMEALEIAPDSHVVTIASGGCNVLSYLTANPAKITAVDLNTAHIALNRLKLTAAKALPDHASFHRFFARADSKDNIAAYRRFVAPHLDEATRRYWEGRDLIGRRRIGGFSRGIYRHGLLGRFIGAAHWLARLHGVDPRRMLEAQSRDEQRAIFERELSPIFDSAFTRWLTSQPASLFGLGIPPAQFEALAGEERMNEVLKARLEKLACDFDLKDNYFAVQAFGRGYAGGEGPLPPYLQAANHEAVVERVGRVDVRHVNFTDFLASQPAASADRYVLLDAQDWMSDAQLNALWAQITRTARPGARVLFRTAGEATILPGRVSQAVLSRWSYSAEASQGYTARDRSAIYGGVHLYRLKGEEA
- a CDS encoding ligase-associated DNA damage response exonuclease, whose translation is MSHWIEPHPTGIHVRPANAWIDPSVPRERALVTHGHADHARGGHGHVWATRETLSIMALRYGTASGTAVGYGEPFRMGGVSIRYVPAGHVLGSAQIVLEHAGERVVVTGDYKRRPDPTCLPFEPVPCDIFVTEATFGLPVFRHPDTESEVDRLLATLHANPERCVLVGAYALGKAQRLICELRARGHHEPVYIHGALERMCDLYRSFGVEMGELRPATGLPAKAMQGAIVVAPPSALNDRWSRRLPDPITAMASGWMRVRQRARQRNVELPLVISDHADWDELTGTIREVAPTETWITHGREEALAHWCMTHQMRARALALVGREDEDEG
- a CDS encoding cisplatin damage response ATP-dependent DNA ligase, which translates into the protein MRPFSQLLDGLVYTRSRNGKLALIADYMRRAPDPDRGWALAALTGQLDLKTVKASAIGDMIRARVDPVLFEMSRDYVGDLAETAALLWPKAEDQPAETDDGSLTLSMVVGRLHGIGRAEAPAALAAMMDHLDASGRFALLKLATGGLRVGISARLAKTGFAMAFDLDVDDVEQLWHALHPPYAPLFAWAEGHADRPDPGRTPFFRPFMLAHPLEAESVDLDDYAAEWKWDGIRIQIVGTGEETRLYSRAGDDISASFPDIARAFTGHAVLDGELLVKGEFQGGQAASFNALQQRLGRKAVSAKMMNDFPAFVRLYDILLEGEADLRPLPWTARRERLESCIASLDPERFDLSALIEAPDFETLSDIRAGARDAAIEGVMLKRRDSPYVAGRKATLWYKWKRDPLTADCVMMYAQRGHGKRSSYYSDYTFGCWTQDGELLPVGKAYSGFTDEELKWLDRFVRTNTVNRFGPVREVEKSLVLEVAFDSIHDSRRHKSGLAMRFPRIARIRRDKPASEADTIEGLKRLIQ
- a CDS encoding GFA family protein → MAYEGSCHCGAVTFQVAADAPSEAMSCNCSHCRRKGFLLTFVPEDQFTLDSGADRLTDYQFYQHKITHRFCATCGAQPFAEGKGPDGSAMRAVNLRCVPDIDLDALTINKVDGASF
- a CDS encoding saccharopine dehydrogenase family protein, giving the protein MSKVLVIGAGGVGSVAVHKMAMNPDIFSHITLASRRIVSCEKVAESVKARTGVAIDVAQVDADNVDETIALIEKVQPKLVVNLALPYQDLAIMDACLATKVDYLDTANYEPRDTAKFEYSWQWAYHERFKEAGIMALLGSGFDPGVTSVFASYIKKHLLDRIDTLDILDCNGGDHGQHFATNFNPEINIREVTAPSRHWEGGKWVEGPALKHKQLFDFDQVGEKNMYLMYHEELESLARFYPEIKRIRFWMTFGDAYLKHLEVLQNVGMTRIDPVIYNGQEIIPLQFLKAVLPEPSSLGSTTKGKTNIGDIATGEKDGKAKTVYVYNVCDHEDAYAETGNQAVSYTTGVPAMIGAAMMLTGAWRGADGEGGVFNIEQFDPDPFMDMLNKHGLPWQVKELDAPLDF
- a CDS encoding carboxynorspermidine decarboxylase, encoding METKAGDPGAFAHFDLSRVPSPAFVVDEAAIRRNLAILADIRDRAGIRMLGALKAFSMWSLGGVVAEYLDGVCASGLYEARLGREEYGGPDGGKEVATYCAAYKPDDLAEILKISDHVIFNSPGQIARMKPVIDAARADGQRFDIGLRINPLHAEGEVPKYDPSQPHSRLGFPIDQLRTDHLEGVDGLHVHNLCEQDFLPLERTWAAIESRIRTHTKSLKWLNFGGGHHITRADYQRDSLVAFLHGIKAETGLELYLEPGEAMALDAGILAGEILDVIDNGMPVAITDISATCHMPDVIEAPYRPAMLDEETDGPATRLGGPSCLAGDIIGDYRVPGGATPGRRIAFLDQAHYSMVKTNTFNGVPLPAIWLWNSETDELKEIRRFSYEDFRNRLS